The sequence ACTTATATTTCATTATATTATTGTACAAGTAACTCTAACaatgaaattttttaaagaaaagtttcaaACCTTACTCAAAGAATGGACAGTAGCTATCAACAGGGATGAAATAAAGTATGGGAGACATTGGCCTTTCAACAAGGCTAAAGATGTTCAGTAATGTTTACTATCTACAATTCCAAAAGAGCTACAACGAACATCACTCTGTGGAGGTCTTGGAGAATGACTTGAATTTCAAGAGAGGACCAAGGTTTCACATCAACTAAAAGGAGATGCATTTACAGTTGAAGATGTCATGTCTAATGATGATATACCATCCATTGACCTACCTCTTAATGACATAGACTCATTTATCACTAATGTAATTAAAAAGATGATTATTATTTTATGTTGGTTAAGAATATATATACCACAAGTATAATTTTAAAAACTCtttataaaaaatgcaattttgtcCCTGTTTTGTAAAGATCttctatatttttttattacaTGATATCTCTATGTGTTGTACTGAACATATTCTCTGTCAAAAAGCACAAAAAGCTTTCTGATGAATAGACTTCAAGATGATTAGGTATAGTCAACTCCAAATAATTTCCACAAAAGGTTTCTCACATGAAGGACAGTGTTACAAAGAATTCAACTTGACACCACACTCAATTTCCCAGAGATTTGACTTTTGGTGAATAGATAAGACaatcaaaatatttgaaataaaatctTTTAATACAGATTCAGTGCACAATGGTGGATAATGCCTATATTCTAGTCACCGTTTTTCTTTGCCATCCATTGACCTACCTCTTAATGACATAGACTCATTTTGTGGTAGAAGAAAACACTAATGCAATTAAAAATATGATTATTATTTTATGTTGGTTAAGAATATATATAACACAAATATAATTTTGAAAACTCtttataaaaaatgcaattttgtcTCATTTTTGTAAAGATCTTCTATATTTTTTTATTACGTGATATCTCTATGTGTTGTACTGAACATATTCTTTGTCAAAGAGCACAGAAAGCCTTCTGATGAATAGACTTCAAGATGATTAGGTAAAGTCAACTCCAAATAATTTCCACAAAAGGTTTCTCACATGAAGGACAATGTTACAAAGAATTGACACCACACTCAGTTTCCCTAAGATTTGAGTTTTGGTGAATAGATAAGACaatcaaaatatttgaaataaaatctTTTAATATAGATTTAGTACACAATGGTGGATAATGCCTATATTCTAGTCACCATTTTTCTTTACTCCAAACCTATGCTATGATCTATATTTATATTAAGTAAGATGTGATATAACTGACATCAATCAACATAGAAGACAccaaagaaattagaaaaattgattACTCTTGCATTCCCGGATGTTGTGATGCAAACTAACATTGATTCATTGGATGATAACTCACCACCATGCTTTGAAAAAAAGGAAGTGAATTCAAGATGGATACATTCACATTTTGTTAGATGGTGATTGTCTATTGAAGAAATGTTGTCGATTCTATTTTGGCTTCTCATAATGTTGAagtattatgaatttttttttcttttaaatcttcTTAAACCAACCAAGTTTCTCTAGATTTGGATTTCTAGTAAATCTCCTCTCTAGCTAATATTTATGCTTGTtgagatattaattttttttcttacaGGTGATTTGATTAAAAGATACTTGAGGgaataaaattttgatttaataattTTCATTCTATTTCTATTATAATCTTCtcctcaaaaatatttttgaaagaatTTGTATTCTAGTTGTTAAGCCTTATTTTGATGTAAAACGTTTTTCCAAATATGAACATATTTGTTCCATTTAGACTCACTAGCTTAAAACATCATTAAGCTGAATTAAATCAACTAAATCCTATTTTACAAGCCACATTTCAAATCTAAATTGGTACTTGAGAGGGGGTTTGTCTTTTGAGGTTGTTCGAAACACAAGAAAATCATTAGAGCTTGAAGTTGAATATCCAAAAAATTGAGGGGGTTGTGACCAATTGATGGAAAATAAGAATCAATCAAGAGTTTTAGTAAGTAAACCTTGCATGCCTATCTGTCCAAGTTTAGGTCCCACGGGACTACATCCATGAAATCCAAATCCATTACAAACTTTTCAAAATCCATTTGATATTGAGAAATGCAAGAGATTCCCTTACTTTTTTGAGCTATGGTGAGAATTGCATCAAAATCTCCCTaaagaataaatttattattttaacttAATTTGAGAATTTTTTCTTTAGATTTAGTCAAACCATAAACATTAAGCAAAAGGAAATGtaaaaaagtaaattcttatctcaAGTAGTATCCAGTTTGATGAAAGACGATTAAATTCATAAACACTCAAATGGGTTTCTAAAAGATGTCAACATCTAAAGACAATTTTTTCTTGCAATATAATTATATTGACCAATAGGTTATTAATTGGTACTTGAGAGGGAATTGTTCGTTGAAATCTTAAGatgtattttaattattgattgCCCATTTGACAATATATTTTCTCCCCTTGTTTATTTTCTCCCACATATATCATAGATCACATTATCATTTAGTAAATTAGATCTTCATTGAATAATGCATCtacaattttttatattatcaTTTTACTAGTTGCATTAACAATACGAGCATTACGTATTGCCCGTTGTCATCACCAAGTAAGGTGTAAGTCTAACAAAATATAACACGTGACTTTTAATAATATTTCTACAACTCACTAAACATTTGATTTGGTGAGTCTTAACATCTATCCCCTCCTTGCCACAAGCAAAAGTCGATCGAAACAAGCACAAGGTAGGTCGATGTAATAACAAGGAAATCATGTTTTATCTCACTAGTATGTCTTATTTAGTGCTTGGAGATAAAGTCTCAACATTAGCATTGATGGTGGAGGGATTACTAATGGAAATATAAACTAGGGAAAGGGGAtaggggtgtgtgtgtgtgtgtgtgtgtgtgtgtgtgtgtgtgtgtgtgtgaagagagagagagagagagagagagagagagagagagagagagagagagagagatgaattgGTAGGTATTGGTTGGAGGTGGAATAATGGTATGGGATGAGACATAACATTGTAGTTACATTGGATATAACTAATAGTAACTATTAGGGCATTATAAGGAAACAATATAAGGAGAATTCAAAGGTCAAAAGGGGGGAGGTAGCATGTGGAATGGAAAATATAGTAGATGTAGTTTGGAATATCTAGTGAGTTGAGTAATTAGGGGGAGTTTGTAGGATTAGAGAGTCGAGCTTTGAAGGAAATAAGAATAAAAAACTATTTGTGCTCCTAGGAGGATCTTTTTGTTAACAACATTTCAATGCAAGCATTTGTTTTAGTTATTGAGTATAGTATTTATGCCTTCATGATTCTCTATCGTTGAAAATGTTTTTATTCTCAAAGGTAGGGCAAAATAAAGAGACAACCTTAGAAGTTCCAAAAAACTTACCATGAGGAGTTTAAACTATATCAGATAACCCTTTTAACAATACCTCACCCCTATTTCAAGAGGAGGTTAAACTATATCAAGAGCATTTACATTATTATCAAGAttatcaaaatcaatcacaccaataatatataatctttaaacaaaatttgaaatcataaaaaaaattattttataaagaATCATTAAAATGTATTTGTATAATTCACCTTTAAGGTCATAATTTTCTTTAATTTGGAAATTTCACCATGCATAAGCTTCTCAAGCTTCAAGAATATTTATTCAAACATTCTCTACtaacaaggccaaccacatgaaggtggaagcttgtATGGCCCCCCGTAATAGACCTAAGACGACCACAAAACAACACACCACCACACAAAACAACATAACACCACACAAAACAACATAACATCACACAAAATAACACAactcatacaatttttttttatataaattttattaacATATCTTTAAAATTGTCATATTTTATGATTTGTTATGATACATTGATAGAAATTACAAATTATTTAAAACTCTAAAAGCTATTAGTTATGGAAATTACATACATGTGATTGATTAAATAAGGCAATGTCCTTGATAAAGTGTAAGAGATTTGCAATGATGTTAATATGTAATAAGTGAAATTTATAATCATGTGCACGGTTATGAGGTGCATTGTATTCATAAAATGAGTAAATTTTGCTTTCTTAAGGGCAATTATTTATGGTTATCCTGTTTCATGGGGAATTGTATTGTGAGTCATAAATGATATATTTGTTAATGTTGAGctcaaattaataaattattaaataaaaattaaaaattaaccaaaattactaaaaaatgcacaaaaaacaaTATGCATAGCTTAAAGAATGGCCTAAGCCTGTTGACCATTCTTTAAGTTGTGGGACAAACACATGAccttaaggaataaccatggccaGTAGCTATTCCCTTTGGTCTTTAGAAGGGGCAGAACTTTAGCCCcttctaataattttttattattattaaacatCATATATGTACATGTTACAATGGTATTAGGTCAATGCAATTGACCAAAATATTATTAAAGAAATGGTCAATACCTAATTCCATTCCTTGCTGTATACAAACCAAATGTCACTATCTTAGGCTTTCTCTAAACATAACTGTGAAAAATAACTAGTTCAAAAAGTTGTTCAGCTCTCTCTGGAATCTCCTTTTAATTAAACTGTTAGACAACCATTCTTGGAAGTGTGGCCTTCAACCCGCTTGTTCCAAGAGCAGCCGTGTACAGCTACAATGTTTCTGTGTGCAACATGCTACCAACTTGTAATCTATTTGTTAGACAAAATAAATGCGTGGATAACATCCTTTAGATAAAAGAGAGAATATGATCACACAAATGACTCAAGCTATCAATCTCAATTTTAATTAAAACTTCATTTATATTATAACTGCAAAAACAGAATAAAATGTATACCCCAAATCTATAAAAAAAACTCTTAAAATATCATCTTAGAAAACCTCATCAAGCACTTCAACTTCAACTTGAATGGTCCTGTAAAACAATGGCACCCACCAAATAGATTTCAAAACATCTGAATACAATAAAATCTGCATACCTAAACCTAAAGCCAAGGAAATTTGTATCCTTTGTACCTCACTTGAAAtgttaaataaaatgaataaatcagtgaaccacggggacgcgtcccccccctttttgggcgcgtccccccgtcagaaacgtctcggggacggggggacggggacgcgacgtcccccgccgtcccgccaccacCACCCAAACGCCACCGGGACGCGGAGACGTCCCcacgtctcccagggagacgtggagacgtggagacgtctccttgggagacgtttgggcgtctcccaaagagacatggagacgcctccacgtctccttgggagacgtttgggcgtctccccgtccttcaagagacgtgcagacgtctctccaaggacggggagacgcccagacgtctcctgtcgcccccacttatatgcaatgtttaaaattaaaattttttaaaaaagtgagtttttaagtttttggagggttaaggggtaactctaattggacgtgggccaatagaaaaataacacccgacgcctttagaaaataataaaagtatttttggcctcgcggggcgctgcccctcgaccccgccctgtatcgcgacagggaacgcgcaaggggcgctgccccttgaccccaacttgggggcgctgcccccaaacccccattgaaaaatatagggggaaaccgcgccgatagaagtagggaaaatctaacctccgagtttgattaggctccatataacaacacaacttagaaatcttggtatttagatttagtatttcaaatttcctatagtctcatttcaaatgtaattcttacactgtaatactgtcatacatcttttcaaaactagtttttcaagtactatatgtatatgtacaagtatataagcaccaccaccccgccaccccccccgccgccgtccccccgccgtccccaaatttaggcccttggtccccccgtcccggaaacgcgtcccccccgtccccccgtccccccgtccccaacgcccgtggaacactggaatAAATCCAACAAGgaatccaaaataataataatattaagccCTGTACCAAAATTACTAAATACTTACACTACTCAGTAAAATACATAACCAACAAAGCTCAATTAGCTGATAGCTTTTTGAATGTGctgtaaaatatttgaaagccaatAAAGAATACCATACTACACCAACAAATTACAGAGCAAGGCTTCTACGGACATACCAGAAGCCCAACAGGGCATTGCAGCTGTGTCCTATGAAGTCAATGAACTGTTGAAAGAACATCTAATGGAGACGAACCTGCAAAGAAGTATAAGTCCAGTGAACCCCCATAACTTGTATGTCAACTTACTGGCAGCATATAAGAACATATCCCATAGTTGTTCATTAATAGAACTCCATAATAAACATTTAGTTAAAATGAATATGATAATAAGCATTTAGGCTTTCTAAATCCATAATATCAAATTAATGTTTTTTAATCACAGAATGATTTATGTAACAACTACTGGAACagtattttgtgatttatgtttttaGCCTACAAAATATTTTGATGGGCAAAAAAGTATGGAACATGGGGAATTCTATAATCAttttatttgtattaaaaaaaCCTTCATATATAAGAAATATTCAATACCAACATAGGAAGACAAAAAAGATCGTATGTATAGAAAGTGTAGATAGCACAACTATTCCCCTCAACAACTTCATATCTGCTCACCCAGCCAAAATCACCCTTTCTATTATTAATCAATTCATACAGAAGTAACAGTTAAGCTGATGTGGGAAGACTTGTGCTGATTACCTCTCCAAGGGAAAATCCAAATGGATTAGCTGTGCAGGATAAGATCAACTCGTAGCCTGCAATCACGGAGAATTCAATAACTGGGTTAGCTATATTTGAAATATGGCTTCCTTCTAAAGCAGCTACTTGTGATCCAGGAAGGAGGTCATATGGAACTTCCCATCTCTTCTCTGCATTGGTTATATGAACTCTTACTGGGTCGTGCGTCTCATGCCTGCATTAGAATCTCACTTCATCAAGTGCTTTGTCAAAAATCATCTTAAAATAGCTCTTAAAATATCATCTTAGAAAAAGGAATGGTGTACACAAGAAATGTCAACCTCATCAAGCACTTCAACTTCGACCTCAATAATCCTGTAAAACAGTGGCACCCACCAAATAAATTTTCAAAACATCTAAATACAATCAAATCTGCATACCTAAAGCCAAGGAAATTCATATCCTTGTATCTCACTTGAAATGttaaatgaaatgaataaatcCAACAAGgaatccaaaataataataatattaaatcctGAACCAAAATTACTAAATTCCTTCACTACTCAGTAAAACACATAACCAACAAAGCTCAATTAGCTGATAGCTTAATattatagatgatttgcatgagcTGTAAAAAGTTTGAAAGCCACTAAAGAATACCATGCTACACCAACAAATTGCAGAGCAGGCTTCTACGGACATACCAAAAACCCAATAGGGCATTGCAGCTGTGTCCTATGAAGAACATCTAATGGAGACGAACCTGCAAAGAAGTAGAAGTCCAGTGAACCCCCATAATCTTGTATGTCCACTTACTGCCACTATAGAAGAACATTTATACCATAGTTGCTTTTGAATTGGGCTTCCCCTTCTAAAGCAGCTACTTGTGATCTAGGAAGGAGGTCATAAGGAACTTCCAATCTCTTCTTCTCTGCATTGGTTATATGAACTCTTACTGGGTCTTGCGTCTCATGCCTGCATTAGAATTTCACTTCATCAAGTGATTTACACAAgtcaaaaggattaaaaagaaaaaagaaaacaagcCTAAATTTACCTTCCAGTATTTTGATGCAAGAACATTAAAATAAAACATGAGTGAAGAAAACCAAAACATTAATTCCCAATAAAATCAAAACACGGTGTGAAGTGAAAACTGAAAGATTAAGCGAAAAATGGCCGTCCAAATTTAAAGTGTCTTATCCACAGATCTATATTACAAAGGGGCAAAAATAACTGATGGGTATTAGGTGAAAATGTTAATCACACATTAAAGCATTGAATTATGTCCAAAATCAAACATGTCATGCCCACCACTCTCATAGTCATGCAAGCAACAACAAAAGCTTCGAGAGTAAAGGGTAATACTACTAAGGGTGTATAAAGCTATTTGATAGAATGTCTCAATAGAATGTGGTCTGCATAATATTTAGACAGAGGGTAACTAAGGGAATAATACTAAGGCTAAAAAACTAGGGCTTACATACTATCCATCAGCCAAACATCATTGTGCTGCACAAGTTGTTGGTGGTTGAGTTATTTATTTCAAAAGTGACCAAAAGATTGTGAAGGCATGAGTTTTTTATGTAACTGTTAACTCACAACTAACATTTAAAGATTATATAGCTTTCAAAATATACCCAAAATATGTGAATCGGCCTAAGCTATATGAATTCCTTGAGAATTATAGGTAATACCATTTAATAGCAATTCAATGGTAAGAAGTAGAATAGGCCATCTTGTTAGACAAAGAGGCAAAATGGCTAATAGATTATCCACCATGTTCTTGCTATTAAAGCTTTTCCCATAGTATTGGGTAGAGTCATTTTCTATATCAATCCACTTACTTGAGTTGGACAAATCACTCACTGAAGCTTGAGATCCCTACAGGGTTCAACACCCCTAGGGAACAAGGATGAACTCCCTGTATGTTCTTCATTAAGAAGAATGTGTACTAGTTGACTAGCCAAAGGCTTTATCAGCGTGGATTCTACACAGTCGTCCTCCAAAAGCATGCAACATCAACCGTTCACTATCTTGGTGGTAGCTTTGGAAGATTATTGAGATTTAGACCTGATAAGAACTGCCTGTGTAATTTGTCTGTTGGGCCGAAAATTCTGCTGCATTCTATTACTGTTGTCCACAAAAGCAATATTCGAGGAGAAAAAGAAAAGATTTGGAATCCTATTCTCAACGGCATCAAGTAATTTTTTTCAAGAAGATAAAACATAGTTTAACATAGTTTAAGATTCTTCACTTTATTGGCACGACAATTCACAGCATATAATGAGTAGCATGGTAAACCCCCGATAAGTATTCTCCTGCAGCTACATTCCAAACTTGTAGATCATGGAATCTATAAATGTGTCTAAAAATAACATTTGGGGTTTCATATACAATCATATTGTGCCTCATTCTATAAAGCAACAAAGAGCAATTCGCAGCATATTATGAGAAGCAGCATAGTAAACCCCCGATAAGTATTCTCCTGCAGCTAGATTCCAAACTTATAGATCATGGAATCTATAATTGGGTTTGAAAATAACATTTGGAGTTTCATATACAATCATATTGTGCCTCAATCTGTAATGTAATGAAAGAATGCTTTTCTTGTCGGAGAAAGAGAATAAGGCATCTAGTAGCTGCATTCATAGTTCTATTATAATCTCCAAGTGCTCTATAAATCTCATTTTGAAGCATTTGCATAAATGTCatcaagtatgcattgaattgcttgaagttgtgagcACACGAGTTGAGCATTGAACTGCAGTTTTGAGGCTACAGCAAATTGCTTACGGTGAAGCTACTGGGTGTTACACAGAGGTGAGACTACTGAGTTTCTATCTTCTGTAAAGTTGTAGTGATTTTCCTTGCAATTGGGCTTTTTCATTTATCGGGTAGGAAGAAAATGTTCTCTAGTTAGTCATTGGGTTTCAGGGTAGGTTATTATAAGTAAATATTGACCTAATTGCTTAGTATCTGGATTCCACTGTGTAATATCTTTgattgcatcaatgtttcagatagCATTCataatggatcatagagtgtgatcagAAACATTGATGCAATATAAAAATCTTACACAGCGCAATCTAGAAAATAAACAATAATTAtaatggactgtggaaatctaatGTCTCTTAAATATTGACCTATTAAAACAGGGTTGGATTGACTTACTTTGTAAATTTAGACTTTGAATAAAGGATCATGGTGACTTGTTTTGCAATTGAGTATTGACATTTAAATGAAAGGTTGTGTGATTTCGTTTGTTCTTAGGTATGCAGGTTTTATCTTTACCAGGGTCGGAATTTGTTTTCCTGTAACTGGAATATTCAAATTTGACTTTTAATGAAAGGTTAAGTGATGCCTCTTGGGCTTGTGTATTGGGCTATAGTCTATACCTTCGGTAGGTTTAAGAGTTGTTCCTATGGCTAAACAATCAAAGTTTATACTCTTTTAAGGTGATAATTATTCTACTTAGGTGTGGCTAGTCTGTATTCTGTAGTCTGTTCCACAACAATTATAGCAAGTTAAAAAATTCTCAACAGAGTACAATGATGAGGCCAAACACGCTTGGTCTATTGTTTTAGTCATAAAATTCATCAGCTTTAATTCGGAGAAGGCTTTTCCTTAAGCAAACTGCAAATAGTAACTTTGGAACTAGGAAATCATGCATCCCCAAGGTGGTTTCAGGAATCCCTATGCAATATATGGAATTGGAGATAGAAGCCATACTGGCAGGCAACAATCTTGGGCTACCATTCCCATATCTTAGCCTAAGCCTCAACCTCAATCTCAAAGTTAGCAGCAACAAGTTCCGAAGCCTGAGGCCAGGAAGGAAGAACCTCCAAAACCCGCCCAGCCTGCTAGACAACTCTCAAAACCTGAACCCCAAATGCCCAAGCAATATCAGAAAAAGGATACTGCAAATAGTAACTTTAGAACTAGGAAATCATGCATCCCCAAGGTGGTTTCAGGAATCCCTATGCAATATATGGAATTGGAGATAGAAGCCATACTGGCAGGCAACAATCTTGGGCTACCATTCCCATATCTTAGCCTAAGCCTCAACCTCAATCTCAAAGTTAGCAGCAACAAGTTCCGAAGCCTGAGGCCAGGAAGGAAGAACCTCCAAAACCCGCCCAGCCTGCTATACAACTCTCAAAACCTGAACGCCAAATGCCCAAGCAATATCAGAAAAAGGATACTGCAACAGAGCCTAGAAGAGAGTCACCcatacctcctcctcctcctcagcttGTGAACTTATCTCCCTCTTAGAGCAACAAAACTGAGGTGTTGAGCATAGTTCCTGCAGATCAAGGTAAGGCCAATGTGTAGGGATCAAACTTCGAACCAGATAAATCTCTTCAACAAAGCATAAAAGAAGACATAACCAGTCTCACTCGCAGGCTTGCAGAGCTCCATGCACAGCATAAGCTCTTCAATGCAGACCACAAGCAGAAAGGGCAAGCTGAGATGGGTGTTGGTGTGATCACTAAAGCTGTATCTTTTGGTTCACTTTGGCACTATAGCAGGACAAGTCTAAAGCAGTGGTATACACAAAACATACAAAACAAAGGTGGTAACTAAGACAAAATGATGGTGAACAAATCTAAAAGGTTAGGCACATATATGTACCAGGTCCCATTTTTAATCATTCATGTCAACCTTATCAAGCACTTCAACTTCAATAATCCTGGCAGTTTTTTCCTAAATAAAACAATGACAACCGCCTAATATATTTTCAAAACTTTCCAAACATCTCAATACTAGAAATTCGGATTTCATTCTCTATTCTATGAAACCTACTAACCTGAAGCGAAGGAAaatcatatcccatttgaaatattaAAGAATTGAATAAATCCAACAAACCTACCAGCGCTcccaaaacaaggaatccaaaaaAATATTAAACCCTGAACCAAAATTACTGAATTCCAATGGTAAACAATCTTCACTACTTGGTATATTACATAACCAATAAAGCTCAGTGAGCTGATACTTTGACCTTACTAGTGTAGATGATTTGTAGGTTCTGTACAATATTTAAAAGTCTATGTAATAAAGCTCAGTGAGCTGATACTTTGACCTTACTAGTGTAGATGATTTGTAGGTTCTGTACAATATTTAAAAGTCAATAAACAAAACAATGATACACTAAAAAACTGCAGAGCAGGGCATCTATGGACATACCAGAAGCCCAAGAGGGCATTGCAGCTGTATGTCCCATGAGGTCAGCAAACCACTGAACCACATCTAATGGAGATAAACCTGTGAAGTAGAAATCCAGCGAACCCCCAATAAGCTTGTATGTCAAG is a genomic window of Cryptomeria japonica chromosome 7, Sugi_1.0, whole genome shotgun sequence containing:
- the LOC131040407 gene encoding alpha-xylosidase 1-like isoform X1; its protein translation is MNFLGFRYADLIVFRCFENLFGGCHCFTGLLRSKLKCLMRHETHDPVRVHITNAEKRWEVPYDLLPGSQVAALEGSHISNIANPVIEFSVIAGYELILSCTANPFGFSLGEVISTSLPTSA
- the LOC131040407 gene encoding alpha-xylosidase 1-like isoform X2, whose product is MNFLGFRYADLIVFRCFENLFGGCHCFTGLLRSKLKCLMRHETHDPVRVHITNAEKRWEVPYDLLPGSQVAALEGSHISNIANPVIEFSVIAGYELILSCTANPFGFSLGEVRLH